A region from the Populus trichocarpa isolate Nisqually-1 chromosome 18, P.trichocarpa_v4.1, whole genome shotgun sequence genome encodes:
- the LOC7463780 gene encoding uncharacterized protein LOC7463780, with amino-acid sequence MEQSPPLIAKKACNMLRLIFLMIQKGMLKSKVMLDLHFLMRRGKILGKALNDIMVQQHNTLSCISHDVHMSFISPREYEFSCSGSPAYKFYSYKQPYYQARRRSLHAHYKHTRFQAPSHDVDDVVSSNGGGDVAVEASPSVGSARWFGTWSPLVRQVRITDSPFTMRDADEDCHVDTEAEKFIEMFYKELRLQKRMAAHDRAAV; translated from the coding sequence ATGGAACAAAGTCCACCATTGATAGCCAAGAAAGCATGCAACATGTTACgtttaattttcttgatgatACAAAAGGGTATGTTAAAGAGCAAGGTCATGCTTGATCTCCATTTCTTGATGAGACGAGGCAAGATCCTAGGCAAGGCCTTGAACGACATCATGGTCCAACAACACAACACTCTAAGTTGTATTTCACATGATGTTCACATGTCGTTCATATCTCCCAGAGAGTATGAGTTCAGCTGCAGCGGCAGCCCTGCTTATAAATTCTACAGCTACAAGCAGCCTTATTACCAAGCCAGGAGGCGAAGTCTCCACGCTCATTACAAGCACACGCGATTTCAGGCGCCTTCACACGATGTTGATGATGTGGTATCAAGTAACGGCGGCGGCGATGTGGCAGTTGAGGCATCACCTTCGGTGGGTTCAGCAAGGTGGTTCGGGACGTGGAGCCCATTGGTTAGACAAGTGAGAATAACCGACTCGCCGTTCACCATGAGGGATGCTGACGAGGATTGTCACGTGGACACAGAAGCCGAGAAGTTCATCGAGATGTTTTACAAGGAGTTGAGGTTGCAGAAGCGGATGGCTGCTCATGATCGAGCAGCAGTTTAG
- the LOC7476690 gene encoding NADP-dependent malic enzyme, whose translation MMNGVEKTNGEDIAMEEQLITPWTSSVSSGYTLLRDPRHNKGLAFTEDERDAHYLRGLLPPALLTQKLQEKKLMHNLRQYEVPLQRYMAMMDLQERNERLFYKLLIDNVEELLPVVYTPTVGEACQKYGSIFRRPQGLYISLKEKGKILEVLKNWPERNIQVIVVTDGERILGLGDLGCQGMGIPVGKLSLYTALGGLRPSACLPVTIDVGTNNGKLLNDEFYIGLRQRRATGQEYAELLDEFMTAVKKNYGEKVIVQFEDFANHNAFELLAKYSPTHLVFNDDIQGTASVVLAGLLAALKLVGGTLADHTFLFLGAGEAGTGIAELIALEISKQTNAPLEETRKKIWLVDSKGLIVSSRKGSLQHFKKPWAHDHEPIKGLLDAVKAIKPTVLIGSSGVGKTFTKEVVEAMASINEKPLILALSNPTSQSECTAEEAYTWSEGRAIFASGSPFDPVEYNSRVFVPGQANNAYIFPGFGLGLVISGAIRVHDDMLLAASEALAEQVKQENLDKVLIYPPFSNIRKISANIAAKVAAKAYELGLASRLPRPKDLVKYAESCMYSPLYRSYR comes from the exons ATGATGAACGGAGTGGAGAAAACGAATGGTGAAGATATTGCCATGGAGGAACAGCTTATAACTCCATGGACTTCCTCTGTTTCTAG TGGATATACTTTGTTGAGGGATCCACGCCACAACAAAGGGCTTGCCTTCACTGAGGATGAAAGGGATGCACATTACTTGCGTGGCCTTTTGCCCCCAGCACTCCTGACTCAGAAACTCCAG GAGAAAAAGCTGATGCACAACCTGCGTCAGTATGAAGTTCCTCTGCAACGATACATGGCCATGATGGATCTTCAGGAAAGGAATGAAAGGTTGTTTTACAAGCTTTTGATCGATAATGTGGAGGAACTATTGCCAGTTGTATACACTCCCACTGTTGGCGAGGCTTGTCAGAAATACGGGAGCATTTTCAGACGCCCTCAGGGTCTTTACATCAGTTTGAAAGAGAA GGGAAAGATTCTTGAAGTATTGAAGAATTGGCCGGAGAGAAATATCCAAGTAATTGTTGTTACTGATGGTGAGCGTATCTTGGGGCTCGGGGATCTTGGCTGCCAG GGAATGGGGATTCCGGTGGGAAAACTCTCTCTGTATACTGCACTAGGAGGATTACGTCCCTCTGCG TGCTTGCCAGTAACAATTGATGTTGGCACAAACAATGGCAAGTTGTTGAATGATGAGTTCTACATTGGGCTTAGACAGAGGAGGGCAACTGGACAG GAATATGCAGAGCTTCTTGATGAGTTCATGACTGCAGTTAAGAAGAACTATGGGGAAAAGGTCATTGTACAG TTTGAAGATTTTGCAAATCACAACGCGTTCGAGCTATTGGCAAAATACAGCCCAACTCATCTTGTCTTCAACGATGACATACAG GGCACTGCATCTGTGGTGTTAGCAGGGCTTCTTGCAGCTTTGAAATTGGTTGGTGGAACCTTGGCGGATCATACATTCTTATTCCTGGGTGCTGGAGAG GCTGGAACTGGTATAGCTGAGCTTATCGCTCTTGAGATATCGAAACAG ACTAATGCTCCACTTGAAGAGACCCGCAAAAAGATTTGGCTTGTAGACTCAAAG GGACTGATAGTTAGCTCCCGTAAAGGGTCACTTCAACACTTCAAGAAACCATGGGCTCATGACCATGAGCCTATCAAAGGGCTCTTAGATGCTGTTAAG GCAATCAAGCCAACAGTTTTGATAGGATCATCAGGAGTTGGGAAAACATTTACGAAGGAGGTGGTTGAGGCCATGGCATCAATTAACGAG AAACCGCTAATTCTTGCTCTCTCCAATCCTACCTCGCAATCTGAATGCACAGCTGAAGAAGCTTATACATGGAGCGAG GGTCGTGCAATCTTTGCCAGCGGAAGCCCATTTGATCCTGTTGAATATAACAGCAGAGTTTTTGTGCCTGGCCAG GCAAACAATGCTTATATATTCCCTGGATTTGGATTGGGTTTGGTCATCTCCGGTGCAATTCGTGTGCATGATGACATGCTTCTGGCAGCTT CTGAAGCTTTGGCTGAACaagttaaacaagaaaatcttGACAAGGTGCTAATTTACCCACCATTTTCCAACATTCGGAAGATATCAGCCAACATCGCTGCTAAGGTTGCTGCTAAAGCATATGAACTCG GTCTGGCATCTCGTCTCCCTCGTCCCAAAGATCTTGTCAAATATGCAGAGAGCTGCATGTACAGCCCGCTCTACCGAAGCTATCGTTAA